A single genomic interval of Notolabrus celidotus isolate fNotCel1 chromosome 13, fNotCel1.pri, whole genome shotgun sequence harbors:
- the LOC117823689 gene encoding histidine triad nucleotide-binding protein 3-like, with product METQDSSGSEDCPFCEIVNATVDTEVLLSDEKLLCFRDTTPGATHHYLVIPRTHIDYCKALKADDIPLVERMVQMGRQVLEKNKVSCLDDVRMGFHIPPFSSVPHLHLHVLAPASKMEPKSQLRYGPLSHWFITVDKVLTQLKTRGRVK from the exons ATGGAGACTCAGGACTCCTCTGGGAGCGAGGACTGTCCTTTCTGCGAAATAGTGAACGCCACTGTTGACACGGAAGTCCTGCTCAGC GATGAGAAGCTGCTCTGTTTCCGTGACACTACACCTGGAGCCACACATCATTACctcgttattcccaggacacaTATCGACTACTGCAAAGCTCTCAAAGCGGACGACATTCCTCTAG TGGAGAGGATGGTTCAAATGGGACGGCAAGTACTGGAGAAGAATAAAGTCAGCTGCCTTGATGATGTGAG GATGGGGTTTCATATACCTCCCTTCTCGTCCGTCCCCCACCTTCACCTCCACGTTTTGGCTCCTGCCAGTAAGATGGAACCAAAGTCACAGCTTCGCTACGGACCACTGTCACACTGGTTCATCACG GTAGATAAAGTGCTGACTCAGCTGAAAACTCGCGGCAGGGTCAAATGA